The Iamia sp. SCSIO 61187 genomic sequence CTTCTCGTCCGCGCTCCGGGATCGCCTCCGGGCCGCAGGCCTCGGTCTCGTCCGCTGGGAGGACCGGGACACCGGGGTGCTCGGTGAGAACGTCCACCGGGTCAAGGGCCTCGAGCTCGACACCGTCGTCCTCGTCAGCGACCGTGACGTCGAGCCCGACGACCTCCTCTACGTCGGCGTCAGCCGAGCCGTCAGCGAGCTCATCGTCATCTCACCCGACTCGATCGCCGGACGGCTCGGTCTGACGGGCGGCTGAGCCCAAGGAGTCGAGTGCGTCTTCGACGGCGACCCGGAAGGGAGATCTGACGCCAGGGCGGGCTGCGGCGGACCTGACCTCGAGCAAGGCAGCGCGGAGAGCGCGCTCGTCGGCACTCAGCACAGACGTGTAGGCATCGTCGACCATGTGGGCGGAGCCGCCTTCGGCTTCGGCGCCGATGAGGTCGATCAACCGTGCGACCTCGCGGGGCCCCGAGCTGCCGCCGACGTTGACCACGTCGATGTCGCCAGCCCAGAGGTCGCTCACCAGACTCGGCGGGCCCGGAGCGAGGGCTGTCCCGAACGGCTTGCTCTCCGGCCGAGCGTCGGCGGGGCCGACGGCCCGGCGCACCTGGTGGACGAGACGGTGGAAGTTGTCGTCGGACAGTGAGTAGCCGACGAAGAGCATGTGCCGGGTCAGAAGCATGGCTTGCACGATGCCGGCGAGGGCGACGCCCTCTCCCTCGAAGCGGAGGTAGTCGTCGCGGGACAAGACGACGGCGCGCCCGGCACCGATCGACCCGTGGAGCTTCAACAGCCACGCCGGCGCACCCTGGGCCGACTGATCAGGGAGCACGACATGGGACGTGTGCCCGGCGTCCCGCCACGCCTGCTCGAACAGGGTGTCGTAGTTCGTCGTCACCGCCTCGTTCACCGGCAGCGAGGCCAAGAGCTGGTGCATCAACGAGACGTGGGAAGACGTCACCAGCGGTTCGATCGCGGCGCACAGGTCGATGCCCTGAGAGACCAGACGCCGCTCGATCACCGCTGCGGCGTCGCGGGAATCCAGCTTCCCGACGGCCTTCCGGTCGGCCCCCGTCATGCCGGCGTCCCGAGCGAGCCGATCGAGGAGGTCCGTCCACCCTGGCAGTCCTGCGCCGATGCCGGTACCCGCACCCATGAAGGTGACCAGGCCGCCGGACCGGGCCCGAT encodes the following:
- a CDS encoding SIR2 family protein — protein: MARISEPSREAPGIWLGHTGEEGHEPVEWFVTAIERFIRAAGSARRPGPRPLADDRPLLGVPLVGIGRGGRAGDKGEVVEAVVSAAATAAALRDVDVTLVVREASEYSAVQQARTGLGHDLWGDISAPLRMRAADLGHRARSGGLVTFMGAGTGIGAGLPGWTDLLDRLARDAGMTGADRKAVGKLDSRDAAAVIERRLVSQGIDLCAAIEPLVTSSHVSLMHQLLASLPVNEAVTTNYDTLFEQAWRDAGHTSHVVLPDQSAQGAPAWLLKLHGSIGAGRAVVLSRDDYLRFEGEGVALAGIVQAMLLTRHMLFVGYSLSDDNFHRLVHQVRRAVGPADARPESKPFGTALAPGPPSLVSDLWAGDIDVVNVGGSSGPREVARLIDLIGAEAEGGSAHMVDDAYTSVLSADERALRAALLEVRSAAARPGVRSPFRVAVEDALDSLGSAARQTEPSGDRVG